One window of Nocardia sp. NBC_00508 genomic DNA carries:
- a CDS encoding FAD-dependent oxidoreductase encodes MPHVITQPCCNDASCVPVCPVGCIHPTPDEPGFASAEALYIDPASCIDCGACVAECPVGAITRDTAPAAARFLDLAEAYYQRNPLPPGIPAAPPPAARAEVEELRVAVVGSGPAGAYAALELLEHPGATVTMFDRLPTPWGLVRGGVAPDHPSTKSVTEVFERAAANGRFRFHLNVEVGTHITHDELAAAHHAVVYAYGASGDRRLGIPGEDLPGSASATEFVNWYNGHPDFVDRTFDLSCRRAIVVGNGNVALDIARLLAADPAELAATDMADHALAALAASAIEEVLVLGRRGPAQAAYTTPELLALTDLDGADVFAFSDEVTLDADQLAALQSDPLELAKAKAAAELAARRRGASRRIVLRYLGSPLEIMGDERVTGVRVARNRLERGPGGDVRAVPTGIEETIEAGLVLRAVGYRGAALSGLPFDPDRGVLPNHQGRVLHDRTGEPIPGVYTAGWIKRGPSGGIGANKKCALDTVAALVADHSAGLLPTPAATPQDLDTLVRNRQPAVVGVHGWRAIDRTERELGAVQGRPRRKLASFPALLAAAHGDDSMPTIPLPVDADRIRP; translated from the coding sequence ATGCCTCACGTGATCACCCAGCCGTGCTGCAACGACGCCTCCTGCGTGCCGGTGTGCCCGGTCGGCTGCATCCATCCCACCCCCGACGAACCTGGCTTCGCCTCCGCCGAGGCCCTCTACATCGACCCGGCCAGCTGCATCGACTGCGGCGCCTGCGTCGCCGAGTGCCCGGTCGGGGCGATCACCCGCGACACCGCGCCCGCCGCGGCGCGGTTCTTGGACCTGGCGGAGGCTTATTACCAACGAAACCCGCTGCCGCCCGGCATCCCCGCCGCCCCGCCGCCCGCTGCGCGGGCCGAGGTCGAGGAACTTCGAGTCGCGGTGGTGGGCTCCGGGCCCGCGGGCGCGTATGCCGCACTGGAGCTGCTCGAGCACCCGGGCGCGACAGTCACGATGTTCGACCGGCTGCCCACACCGTGGGGTCTGGTGCGAGGCGGGGTGGCCCCCGACCACCCGTCCACCAAATCCGTCACCGAGGTATTCGAGCGTGCCGCCGCCAACGGCCGCTTCCGCTTCCACCTCAACGTCGAGGTCGGTACCCACATCACCCACGACGAGCTGGCCGCAGCACACCACGCCGTCGTCTATGCCTATGGGGCCTCCGGTGACCGCCGCCTGGGGATTCCCGGCGAGGACCTGCCGGGCAGCGCGTCGGCAACCGAGTTCGTGAACTGGTACAACGGCCACCCGGACTTCGTCGACCGCACGTTCGATCTCTCCTGCCGCCGTGCCATCGTCGTCGGCAACGGCAACGTCGCCCTCGACATCGCGCGCCTTCTGGCCGCCGACCCCGCGGAGCTCGCCGCCACCGATATGGCCGATCACGCCCTGGCCGCGCTGGCCGCCAGCGCGATCGAGGAAGTCCTGGTCCTCGGCCGACGTGGCCCCGCGCAGGCCGCGTACACCACTCCTGAACTGCTCGCCCTGACCGATCTCGACGGCGCCGATGTCTTCGCGTTCTCCGACGAGGTCACCTTGGATGCCGACCAGCTCGCCGCGCTTCAGTCCGACCCGCTCGAGCTGGCCAAGGCGAAGGCGGCTGCGGAACTCGCGGCCCGCCGCCGCGGCGCGTCTCGCCGAATCGTGCTGCGCTACTTGGGTTCTCCGCTGGAGATCATGGGCGACGAACGAGTCACCGGGGTACGCGTCGCCCGCAATCGGCTCGAACGCGGCCCCGGCGGCGACGTCCGCGCTGTCCCGACCGGAATCGAAGAGACCATCGAGGCGGGCCTGGTGCTCCGGGCGGTGGGCTACCGCGGAGCTGCACTGTCCGGCCTGCCCTTCGACCCTGACCGGGGTGTGCTGCCCAACCACCAGGGCCGCGTCCTGCACGACCGGACCGGCGAACCCATCCCCGGCGTTTACACGGCGGGATGGATCAAGCGGGGCCCGTCCGGAGGCATCGGCGCCAACAAGAAATGCGCACTGGACACCGTCGCCGCACTCGTCGCCGACCATTCCGCGGGGTTGCTGCCCACCCCCGCGGCCACCCCGCAGGACCTCGACACGCTGGTCCGGAACCGCCAACCCGCTGTCGTCGGTGTGCACGGGTGGCGGGCGATCGATCGGACCGAACGCGAACTCGGCGCGGTCCAGGGACGGCCAAGGCGCAAGCTCGCCTCCTTCCCTGCCCTGCTCGCCGCGGCGCACGGGGACGACTCGATGCCGACGATCCCACTGCCGGTCGACGCAGACAGGATCCGCCCCTAG